A DNA window from Allokutzneria albata contains the following coding sequences:
- the mshB gene encoding N-acetyl-1-D-myo-inositol-2-amino-2-deoxy-alpha-D-glucopyranoside deacetylase gives MTLTAPPRLLLVHAHPDDESLWTGGTIARYAAQGVHVTVITCTLGEEGEVIPEGLRGLGPDAADQLGGYRVGELRSACGALGIADHRFLGGPGRWRDSGMVGTAANAHPRAFVNGDFEEQVAALEAVLRELRPQVVVSYDPNGGYGHPDHIRAHQVTMAATERVPEVDRVFYAVTSRAATEVGVAALAEVEGLPFRLPAPGELPVTEDAEITTTVDVSENLTAKLGALRAHATQVQVWQAGDGTAAYALSNGIAQPLVAAEYYVLAKGSAEGAETDLFGVPVAQGGAGR, from the coding sequence GTGACACTGACGGCTCCACCACGGCTGCTGCTGGTCCATGCGCATCCGGACGACGAAAGTCTCTGGACCGGCGGCACGATCGCGCGTTACGCGGCACAGGGCGTGCACGTCACCGTGATCACCTGCACCCTCGGCGAAGAGGGTGAGGTCATCCCCGAGGGCCTGCGCGGGCTCGGCCCCGACGCGGCCGACCAGCTCGGGGGCTACCGGGTCGGTGAGCTGCGCTCCGCCTGCGGCGCGCTGGGCATCGCCGACCACCGCTTCCTCGGCGGCCCCGGCCGCTGGCGCGACTCCGGCATGGTCGGCACCGCGGCGAACGCCCACCCCAGGGCCTTCGTCAACGGCGACTTCGAGGAGCAGGTCGCGGCGCTGGAGGCGGTGCTGCGCGAGCTGCGCCCGCAGGTCGTGGTCAGCTACGACCCCAACGGCGGCTACGGCCACCCCGACCACATCCGCGCCCACCAGGTCACCATGGCCGCCACCGAGCGCGTCCCCGAGGTCGACCGGGTGTTCTACGCGGTGACCTCCCGCGCGGCGACCGAGGTCGGGGTCGCCGCGCTCGCCGAGGTCGAGGGCCTGCCCTTCCGGCTGCCCGCGCCCGGGGAGCTGCCGGTGACCGAGGACGCCGAGATCACCACCACCGTCGACGTCTCCGAGAACCTCACCGCGAAGCTCGGCGCACTGCGCGCGCACGCGACCCAGGTGCAGGTCTGGCAGGCTGGCGACGGGACGGCGGCCTACGCGCTGTCCAACGGCATCGCCCAGCCGCTGGTCGCGGCGGAGTACTACGTGCTGGCCAAGGGCAGTGCCGAAGGCGCCGAGACGGACCTGTTCGGCGTCCCCGTCGCGCAGGGAGGGGCCGGACGCTAG
- a CDS encoding CHAD domain-containing protein → MSRLRRLAKVSRSRDIGALGLPDEPLRAAPDAPVAEHVHAAIDRRLRVIVEREPGVRRGKDPEDLHKMRVAVRRIRAMLRAARPLLEGSEHKRIRDDLKAVGRVLGPVRDMDVLLARLDSQALPHAERLAVEALMSDVESERAVARRRIITLFDSKRYAELLHRLTRFTPTSTSDGEALIFLVRKQFAKLAAAVEEAGAEPEDDVLHALRIRGKRLRYTADLAKPLAGKPVRKLIKATKAFQDVLGEHQDACVAEDRVRELLAARERVDVDMAFAAGRLVEREQLRKAEARSRWLTAWAEVQARAV, encoded by the coding sequence ATGTCCCGGCTTCGTCGTCTCGCCAAAGTCAGTCGAAGCCGGGACATCGGCGCTCTCGGCCTGCCCGACGAGCCCCTTCGCGCGGCGCCGGACGCCCCGGTGGCCGAGCACGTGCACGCGGCGATCGATCGCCGGCTCCGGGTGATCGTCGAACGCGAGCCCGGTGTGCGCCGAGGCAAGGACCCCGAGGACCTGCACAAGATGCGGGTGGCCGTGCGCCGCATTCGCGCGATGCTCCGTGCGGCGCGACCACTGCTCGAAGGCTCGGAGCACAAGCGCATCCGCGACGATTTGAAGGCGGTCGGGCGGGTCCTCGGCCCCGTGCGCGACATGGACGTGCTCCTGGCGCGGCTCGATTCGCAGGCGTTGCCCCACGCGGAGCGCCTCGCCGTCGAAGCGTTGATGAGCGATGTCGAGTCGGAACGCGCTGTGGCGCGGCGACGGATCATCACCCTGTTCGACAGCAAGCGCTACGCCGAGCTGCTGCACCGGCTCACCCGGTTCACCCCAACGTCCACTTCGGACGGTGAAGCGTTGATCTTCCTGGTGCGCAAGCAGTTCGCCAAGCTCGCCGCGGCGGTCGAGGAGGCGGGCGCCGAGCCGGAGGACGACGTCCTGCACGCGCTGCGCATCCGGGGGAAACGGCTGCGCTACACCGCCGATCTCGCGAAACCGTTGGCGGGCAAGCCGGTGCGCAAACTGATCAAGGCGACGAAGGCGTTCCAGGACGTGCTCGGCGAACACCAGGACGCGTGCGTGGCCGAGGACCGCGTGCGCGAACTGCTGGCCGCGCGCGAGCGGGTCGACGTGGACATGGCCTTCGCCGCCGGGCGCTTGGTGGAGCGGGAACAGCTCCGCAAGGCCGAAGCCCGCTCGCGGTGGCTCACCGCCTGGGCCGAGGTGCAGGCCCGCGCCGTCTGA
- the dapD gene encoding 2,3,4,5-tetrahydropyridine-2,6-dicarboxylate N-succinyltransferase yields the protein MTHTPDPQTTGALGVGLATIAADGTVLDTWFPAPALTDSGESGSKRLTSEEAIEALGDAARAVLGPDPERGVEVVGVRTAIGRLGDAPVDAHDVYLRLHLLSHRLVRPHGQSLDGIFGLLSNVVWTNHGPCAVEGFEQTRLRLRARGPMTVYSVDKFPRMVDYVLPTGVRIGDADRVRLGAHLASGTTVMHEGFVNFNSGTLGASMVEGRISAGVVLGDGSDLGGGASIMGTLSGGGKQVVSVGERCLIGANAGVGISLGDDSVVEAGLYVTAGTKVTAEDGSVVKARELSGVSGLLFIRDSVTGTVKVKSRTPGGFELNAVLHAND from the coding sequence GTGACGCACACTCCTGACCCGCAGACCACCGGCGCGCTGGGCGTCGGCCTCGCCACGATCGCCGCCGACGGCACCGTGCTGGACACCTGGTTCCCCGCTCCCGCGCTGACCGACTCCGGCGAGTCCGGCAGCAAACGCCTGACCAGCGAGGAAGCCATCGAGGCGCTCGGGGATGCGGCACGCGCCGTGCTCGGCCCGGACCCGGAGCGCGGGGTCGAGGTCGTCGGCGTCCGCACCGCGATCGGCAGGCTCGGTGACGCCCCGGTCGACGCCCACGACGTCTACCTGCGGCTGCACCTGCTGTCCCACCGCCTCGTCCGCCCGCACGGCCAGAGCCTCGACGGCATCTTCGGCCTGCTCAGCAACGTCGTGTGGACCAACCACGGCCCGTGCGCCGTCGAGGGCTTCGAGCAGACCCGGCTCCGGCTGCGCGCGCGTGGCCCGATGACCGTGTACAGCGTGGACAAGTTCCCGCGCATGGTCGACTACGTGCTGCCCACCGGTGTCCGCATCGGCGACGCGGACCGCGTCCGGCTCGGCGCGCACCTGGCCAGCGGCACGACCGTGATGCACGAGGGCTTCGTGAACTTCAACTCGGGCACCCTGGGCGCGTCCATGGTCGAGGGCCGGATCTCGGCGGGCGTCGTGCTCGGCGACGGCTCCGACCTCGGCGGCGGCGCGTCGATCATGGGCACCCTGTCCGGCGGCGGCAAGCAGGTGGTCTCGGTCGGTGAGCGCTGCCTGATCGGTGCCAACGCCGGAGTGGGTATCTCCCTCGGTGACGACTCCGTCGTCGAGGCCGGGCTCTACGTCACCGCGGGCACCAAGGTGACAGCGGAGGACGGCAGCGTGGTCAAGGCGCGCGAGCTCTCCGGCGTCTCCGGCCTGCTGTTCATCCGCGACTCGGTCACCGGCACGGTGAAGGTGAAGTCGCGCACGCCCGGCGGCTTCGAGCTGAACGCGGTGTTGCACGCCAACGACTAG
- the dapC gene encoding succinyldiaminopimelate transaminase, with product MIGPASARRGGPDLPDFPWDALAGAKATATAHPGGIVDLSVGTPVDPVAPVISTALGSVADVPGYPLTHGTPALRSAVLGALERRHGITGLHHDAVLPTIGSKELVAWLPTLLGVRPGDVVAIPELAYPTYEVGARLAGADVVRLRDGELPPAGTALLWVNSPSNPTGRVLSAEALAELVRAAREVGAFIASDECYLDLPWTARPASVLAPEVHGGDLSDIVAAHSLSKTSSLAGYRAGFVTGDPVLVKRLLEVRRHAGMMMPRPVQAAMTAALDDDEHVAAQRDRYAGRRKVLLDALQANGFRVDHSDAGLYLWASRDEDAWTTVAWLAERGILVAPGTFYGPNGAKHVRVALTATDERVAAAADRLSA from the coding sequence TTGATCGGCCCGGCATCGGCGCGCCGGGGCGGTCCTGACCTGCCCGACTTCCCCTGGGACGCGCTGGCCGGTGCCAAGGCCACCGCGACGGCCCACCCCGGCGGCATCGTCGACCTCTCGGTCGGCACGCCCGTCGACCCGGTCGCCCCGGTCATCTCCACGGCACTGGGCTCCGTCGCCGACGTGCCCGGGTACCCGCTGACGCACGGCACCCCGGCGCTGCGGTCCGCGGTGCTCGGCGCGCTGGAGCGGCGGCACGGCATCACCGGTCTCCACCACGACGCGGTGCTGCCGACCATCGGATCCAAGGAACTGGTGGCGTGGCTGCCGACGCTGCTCGGCGTCCGCCCCGGTGACGTCGTCGCGATCCCCGAGCTGGCCTACCCGACCTACGAGGTCGGTGCCAGGCTGGCCGGGGCCGACGTGGTCCGGCTGCGCGACGGGGAGCTGCCCCCGGCGGGCACCGCGCTGCTGTGGGTGAACTCCCCGTCCAACCCGACGGGCCGCGTGCTCTCCGCCGAGGCGCTCGCCGAGCTGGTCCGGGCGGCCCGCGAGGTCGGCGCGTTCATCGCCTCCGACGAGTGCTACCTGGACCTGCCGTGGACGGCCCGCCCGGCCTCGGTGCTGGCCCCCGAGGTGCACGGCGGCGACCTCTCGGACATCGTCGCGGCGCACTCGCTGTCCAAGACCTCCAGCCTGGCCGGCTACCGGGCCGGGTTCGTCACCGGCGATCCGGTGCTGGTGAAGCGGCTGCTGGAGGTGCGAAGGCACGCGGGCATGATGATGCCGCGGCCGGTGCAGGCGGCGATGACCGCTGCGCTCGACGACGACGAGCACGTCGCCGCGCAACGGGACCGCTACGCCGGACGGCGCAAGGTCCTGCTCGACGCCTTGCAGGCCAACGGTTTCCGCGTGGACCACTCCGACGCCGGTCTCTACCTCTGGGCGAGCCGGGACGAGGACGCGTGGACGACGGTCGCGTGGCTCGCTGAGCGGGGCATCCTCGTCGCTCCTGGCACCTTCTACGGCCCGAACGGTGCCAAGCACGTCCGCGTGGCCCTCACCGCCACCGACGAGCGCGTTGCCGCCGCGGCTGACCGGCTCTCCGCCTGA
- a CDS encoding GNAT family N-acetyltransferase has product MSTEDARVRHDDEALEQLCARAWPAVAELRIGGWRARTADGFTGRANSTLLLGSPGMPVADALAKAAAFAREHGQQPRAHVVTGSRWEPSLVSAGWRLEVERAGMPALVQVGPLDGLLAPHRAEVRSVPWAQWWPLVVGRASPTPAEHHVLTSAEAVGYGAVTVDGEVLAAVRGAVVDDHLHFARLAVRPDARGRGLAREVLAGLATWAQGLGAQRYVLQVSETNTAALGLYSRLGARTHHGYRYWVPV; this is encoded by the coding sequence GTGAGCACCGAGGATGCGCGGGTGCGCCACGATGACGAAGCACTCGAACAGCTGTGCGCCCGTGCCTGGCCCGCGGTGGCCGAGCTGCGCATCGGGGGCTGGCGTGCCCGCACCGCCGACGGCTTCACCGGCCGCGCCAACTCCACGTTGCTGCTCGGCTCGCCGGGGATGCCCGTCGCCGACGCCCTGGCGAAGGCCGCCGCGTTCGCCAGGGAGCACGGCCAGCAGCCGCGCGCGCACGTGGTCACCGGCAGCCGTTGGGAGCCGTCGCTGGTCTCGGCGGGCTGGCGCTTGGAGGTGGAGCGCGCCGGGATGCCGGCGTTGGTGCAGGTGGGCCCGCTGGACGGGCTTCTGGCTCCGCACCGCGCCGAAGTGCGGTCGGTTCCCTGGGCGCAGTGGTGGCCGTTGGTCGTCGGCCGCGCCTCACCGACTCCGGCCGAGCACCACGTGCTGACCTCCGCAGAAGCCGTCGGATACGGCGCGGTCACCGTCGACGGCGAGGTCCTCGCTGCCGTGCGCGGCGCCGTCGTGGACGACCACCTCCACTTCGCCCGCCTCGCCGTGCGCCCCGACGCCCGCGGTCGCGGACTTGCCCGGGAGGTGCTGGCCGGACTCGCCACGTGGGCGCAAGGCCTTGGCGCGCAACGCTATGTACTCCAGGTGTCCGAGACCAACACCGCCGCGCTCGGCCTCTACTCCCGCCTGGGTGCCCGCACCCACCACGGCTACCGCTACTGGGTCCCCGTCTAG
- a CDS encoding LOG family protein, with product MTEDNAKSRSGGNPPEKQRGPVTLRGESRVESTTTDQRLLDSRGPSDWVHTDPWRVMRIQAEFVEGFGALAELPRAVTVFGSARTREGHPEYAIGQTLGKALAEEGFAVMTGGGPGAMEAVNRGAQEAGGLSVGLGIELPFEQGLNPWVDLGVNFRYFFVRKTMFVKYSQAFICLPGGFGTLDELFEALTLVQTKKVTKFPVVLFGSEYWGGLADWLRDSVFKSGKIGEKDLALVHVTDDVDETLQIVKDAYKAWEDAH from the coding sequence ATGACCGAGGACAACGCGAAGTCCCGTAGTGGCGGGAACCCTCCGGAGAAGCAACGGGGGCCGGTGACGTTGCGCGGCGAGTCGCGCGTCGAGTCGACGACGACCGACCAGCGGCTGCTCGACTCCCGCGGTCCCTCCGACTGGGTGCACACCGACCCGTGGCGGGTCATGCGCATCCAGGCCGAGTTCGTGGAGGGCTTCGGCGCGCTCGCCGAGCTGCCCCGCGCGGTGACCGTGTTCGGCTCCGCGCGCACCCGCGAGGGTCACCCCGAGTACGCGATCGGGCAGACGCTGGGCAAGGCGCTGGCCGAGGAGGGCTTCGCCGTGATGACCGGCGGCGGCCCCGGCGCGATGGAGGCGGTCAACCGCGGTGCCCAGGAGGCGGGCGGGCTCTCGGTCGGCCTCGGCATCGAGCTGCCCTTCGAGCAGGGCCTCAACCCGTGGGTCGACCTCGGCGTGAACTTCCGCTACTTCTTCGTCCGCAAGACGATGTTCGTGAAGTACTCGCAGGCGTTCATCTGCCTGCCGGGCGGGTTCGGCACGCTGGACGAGCTGTTCGAGGCGCTGACCCTGGTGCAGACCAAGAAGGTCACCAAGTTCCCGGTGGTGCTCTTCGGCAGCGAGTACTGGGGCGGCCTCGCGGACTGGCTGCGCGACAGCGTGTTCAAGAGCGGCAAGATCGGCGAGAAGGACCTGGCACTGGTCCACGTCACCGACGACGTCGACGAGACCCTCCAGATCGTGAAGGACGCCTACAAGGCGTGGGAGGACGCGCACTAG
- a CDS encoding CocE/NonD family hydrolase, protein MRRLSSLLTAALLTFGLTTALAPQATAAGPTARYDRIPASGGVTLTARVHTPASTGKHPLVVLPASWSVPTLEYEIPARKLADRGYVVVSYTARGFYTSGGRIEVGSANDVADARAVIDWALANTPASADRIGMAGISYGAGFSLLTAAADPRIKAVAALSTWADLEKSLGANDTWSAQGIALLGAAGKLTGRFGPELDAMLANVVANEREPVRTWAAPRSPGRKLAQLNANKPAVLIANAWQDGLFPPDQVVEMFNGLRGPKRLELAPGDHATPEAVGLTGLPNDTWESTYRWLDHYLRGTDNGIDAEPPVRLKPTIGGAARNFASWSALTASTSRRYLGDVNPLIGRTGDLATSARTGWTHTANGGADTVADSGPVLLAGGATQIGLPVAGWLPAVSRLNAGVWQTEQMSRRTTVSGTPKLHVTVTPSASDTSLFAYLYDVDGAGAGRLLSHKPVTLVDRTAGAAHQLDVALQPLLHDVEAGHRLVLVIDTLDPRYASETTLGERLTFSSPAASPSYLDIPLG, encoded by the coding sequence GTGCGACGCCTGTCCTCCCTGCTCACGGCAGCGTTACTCACCTTCGGCCTCACCACCGCCCTCGCTCCCCAGGCAACGGCGGCCGGACCCACCGCGCGCTACGACCGCATCCCCGCGAGCGGCGGGGTCACGCTCACCGCCCGCGTCCACACCCCGGCAAGTACCGGAAAACATCCCCTCGTCGTACTACCGGCGAGCTGGAGCGTGCCCACGCTGGAGTACGAGATCCCGGCCCGCAAGCTCGCCGACCGCGGCTACGTGGTGGTCTCCTACACCGCCCGCGGCTTCTACACCTCCGGCGGCAGGATCGAGGTCGGCAGCGCCAACGACGTCGCCGACGCCCGCGCCGTGATCGACTGGGCGCTGGCCAACACCCCCGCCTCCGCCGACCGGATCGGCATGGCGGGCATCTCCTACGGCGCGGGGTTCAGCCTGCTGACCGCGGCCGCCGATCCCCGCATCAAGGCCGTCGCCGCGCTGAGCACCTGGGCCGACCTGGAGAAGTCGTTGGGCGCCAACGACACCTGGAGCGCGCAGGGCATCGCGCTGCTCGGCGCCGCTGGCAAGCTCACCGGCCGCTTCGGCCCGGAGCTGGACGCGATGCTGGCCAACGTGGTCGCCAACGAGCGGGAGCCGGTGCGGACCTGGGCGGCACCGCGCAGCCCCGGCCGGAAACTGGCGCAGCTCAACGCGAACAAGCCCGCCGTGCTGATCGCCAACGCCTGGCAGGACGGCCTGTTCCCGCCGGACCAGGTGGTGGAGATGTTCAACGGTCTCCGCGGGCCGAAGCGGCTCGAACTCGCACCCGGCGACCACGCCACCCCGGAGGCGGTCGGCCTCACGGGGCTGCCCAACGACACCTGGGAGTCGACCTACCGCTGGCTGGACCACTACCTCCGCGGCACCGACAACGGCATCGACGCGGAGCCTCCGGTGCGCCTGAAGCCGACCATCGGTGGCGCCGCGCGGAACTTCGCCAGCTGGTCCGCCCTGACCGCGTCGACGAGCAGGCGCTACCTGGGCGACGTGAACCCGCTGATCGGACGCACCGGTGACCTGGCGACGAGCGCGAGGACGGGCTGGACGCACACCGCCAACGGCGGCGCCGACACGGTCGCGGACTCCGGCCCCGTGCTGCTGGCCGGGGGCGCGACGCAGATCGGCCTGCCGGTCGCCGGCTGGCTGCCCGCGGTGAGCAGGCTCAACGCCGGGGTCTGGCAGACCGAGCAGATGTCAAGGCGCACAACGGTTTCCGGTACTCCGAAGCTGCACGTGACGGTCACCCCCAGCGCCTCGGACACTTCGCTGTTCGCCTACCTCTACGACGTCGACGGGGCCGGGGCCGGCCGGCTGCTCTCGCACAAGCCGGTCACGCTCGTCGACCGCACGGCCGGTGCGGCGCACCAGCTGGACGTCGCGCTGCAGCCGCTCCTGCACGACGTGGAGGCGGGGCACCGGCTGGTCCTGGTGATCGACACCCTGGACCCGAGGTACGCGTCGGAGACCACCCTCGGCGAGCGGCTGACGTTCTCCTCACCCGCCGCTTCACCGTCCTACCTGGACATCCCGCTCGGTTGA
- the wrbA gene encoding NAD(P)H:quinone oxidoreductase, giving the protein MSQAAAPNVAIIYYSSTGNVHALAQEVATGAEKAGAQVRVAKVAELAPEEAIAANPAWQAHVRETADVPVADPDLVTWADAIIFGSPTRFGNVASQLKQFIDTLGPLWGKGLLADKVYSGFVSTATPHGGRESTLLALYNTVHHFGGILVTPGYTAPIQYETGTPYGPSHHDAQGANPISDATRQSARYSGERVATVAARLKAGAS; this is encoded by the coding sequence ATGAGCCAGGCGGCCGCTCCGAACGTCGCGATCATCTACTACAGCTCCACCGGCAACGTGCACGCCCTCGCCCAGGAGGTGGCCACGGGCGCGGAGAAGGCGGGGGCGCAGGTCAGAGTGGCCAAGGTGGCCGAACTGGCGCCCGAGGAGGCCATCGCGGCGAACCCCGCGTGGCAGGCGCACGTGCGCGAGACGGCCGATGTGCCGGTCGCCGACCCCGATCTGGTGACGTGGGCCGACGCGATCATCTTCGGCTCACCGACCCGGTTCGGCAACGTGGCCAGCCAGCTCAAGCAGTTCATCGACACCTTGGGACCGTTGTGGGGCAAGGGTTTGCTCGCCGACAAGGTCTACTCGGGCTTCGTCTCCACGGCGACCCCGCACGGCGGGCGCGAGTCCACGCTGCTCGCGCTCTACAACACCGTTCACCACTTCGGTGGAATCCTGGTGACGCCCGGATACACGGCGCCCATCCAGTACGAGACGGGCACCCCCTACGGTCCCTCGCACCACGACGCGCAGGGGGCGAACCCGATCAGCGACGCGACGCGGCAGTCCGCCCGCTACTCCGGGGAGCGGGTGGCGACCGTCGCGGCGCGGTTGAAGGCCGGAGCTAGCTGA
- the dapE gene encoding succinyl-diaminopimelate desuccinylase, with translation MPPLDLTADPIELTAALVDIPSVSRDEALIADTVEAALRAQAGHLEIIRSGNAVLARTDLGRPSRVVFAGHLDTVPINRNMPHTRSGDGDTLVLHGLGTVDMKGGDAVMLNLAATVTDPRFDLTFVFYDCEEIAAELNGLTRIERDLPEWLRGDLAVVCEPTAAAIEAGCQGTIRVDVRVPGKRAHTARGWMGVNAIHGAGEVLRRLSAYEPRQPEIDGCRYHEGLQAVKITGGVAGNVVPDECVISVNHRFAPDRSTEQALAHLREVFDGFELTVTDGAPGALPGLNAPVTQELIAASGGAQPVAKLGWTDVSRFAALGMPAVNFGPGDPKLAHTQEEHVPAWQITHCSDVLRKFVS, from the coding sequence ATCCCGCCACTTGACCTCACCGCCGACCCCATCGAGCTGACCGCCGCCCTGGTGGACATCCCCAGCGTGTCCCGCGACGAGGCGCTGATCGCGGACACCGTCGAGGCGGCGCTGCGCGCGCAGGCAGGCCACCTGGAGATCATCCGCAGCGGCAACGCGGTGCTCGCCAGGACCGACCTCGGCCGTCCGTCCCGGGTGGTGTTCGCCGGGCACCTGGACACGGTGCCGATCAACCGGAACATGCCGCACACGCGGTCCGGCGACGGCGACACACTGGTACTGCACGGCCTGGGCACGGTGGACATGAAGGGCGGTGACGCGGTCATGCTCAACCTCGCCGCCACCGTCACCGATCCGCGCTTCGACCTCACCTTCGTCTTCTACGACTGCGAGGAGATCGCGGCCGAGCTGAACGGGCTCACCCGGATCGAGCGCGACCTGCCGGAGTGGCTGCGCGGCGACCTCGCCGTGGTCTGCGAGCCGACCGCCGCGGCGATCGAGGCGGGCTGCCAGGGCACCATCCGCGTGGACGTGCGCGTGCCCGGCAAGCGGGCGCACACCGCTCGCGGCTGGATGGGCGTCAACGCCATCCACGGTGCCGGTGAGGTGCTGCGCAGGCTCAGCGCGTACGAGCCGCGCCAGCCGGAGATCGACGGCTGCCGCTACCACGAGGGCCTGCAGGCGGTGAAGATCACCGGTGGCGTCGCGGGCAACGTGGTGCCCGACGAGTGCGTGATCAGCGTCAACCACCGCTTCGCCCCGGACCGCAGCACCGAGCAGGCGCTCGCGCACCTCCGCGAGGTCTTCGACGGCTTCGAGCTGACCGTCACCGACGGCGCTCCCGGAGCGCTGCCCGGGCTGAACGCTCCGGTCACCCAGGAGCTGATCGCCGCGTCCGGTGGTGCCCAGCCGGTGGCCAAGCTCGGCTGGACCGACGTCTCCCGCTTCGCCGCGCTCGGCATGCCCGCGGTGAACTTCGGCCCGGGTGACCCGAAGCTGGCGCACACCCAGGAGGAGCACGTCCCGGCGTGGCAGATCACCCACTGCTCGGACGTGCTGCGGAAGTTCGTCAGCTAG
- the fdxA gene encoding ferredoxin, with protein sequence MTYVIAQPCVDVLDKACIEECPVDCIYEGDRMLYIHPDECVDCGACEPVCPVEAIYYEDDVPEQWADYTRANVDFFNELGSPGGASKVGKIHADDKMVAALPPQASEH encoded by the coding sequence GTGACCTACGTGATCGCCCAGCCCTGCGTCGACGTGCTGGACAAGGCATGCATCGAGGAATGCCCCGTCGACTGCATCTACGAGGGTGATCGGATGCTCTACATCCACCCCGACGAGTGCGTCGACTGCGGTGCCTGTGAGCCGGTGTGCCCGGTCGAGGCCATCTACTACGAGGACGACGTCCCCGAGCAGTGGGCCGACTACACCAGGGCGAACGTCGACTTCTTCAACGAGCTCGGCTCGCCGGGCGGCGCCTCCAAGGTCGGCAAGATCCACGCCGACGACAAGATGGTCGCCGCGCTGCCGCCGCAGGCGTCGGAGCATTGA
- the folP gene encoding dihydropteroate synthase codes for MAPPGTIDGVTPLKFGTREVPGNRALVMAIVNRTRDSFYDRGATFADDAAMAAVDRVVAEGADIVDIGGVRAGSHGEEVDAAEEARRVVPFVAAVRERHPDLVISVDTWRHEVGRAVCAEGADLLNDTWAGADPRLAEVAAEFGVGIVCSHTGGLAPRTDPHRVRYRDVVAEVAEEVVGQAERMAALGVPKEGILIDPTHDFGKNTWHGLELLRRLDELVATGWPVLMALSNKDFVGETLGVGLHERVDGTLAATAVAAWSGARVFRAHEVGRTRQVVDMVASIAGTRPPARVLRALA; via the coding sequence ATGGCCCCGCCTGGCACGATCGACGGGGTGACTCCGTTGAAGTTCGGCACGCGCGAGGTGCCGGGGAATCGCGCTCTGGTGATGGCGATCGTCAACCGCACCAGGGACTCCTTCTACGACCGCGGCGCGACCTTCGCCGACGACGCGGCGATGGCCGCGGTGGACCGGGTGGTCGCCGAGGGTGCGGACATCGTCGACATCGGTGGGGTCAGAGCGGGCTCGCACGGGGAGGAGGTCGACGCCGCCGAGGAGGCCCGCAGGGTGGTGCCCTTCGTCGCCGCGGTCCGCGAACGCCACCCCGACCTGGTGATCAGCGTGGACACCTGGAGGCACGAGGTCGGCAGGGCGGTCTGCGCGGAAGGCGCCGACCTGCTCAACGACACCTGGGCGGGCGCGGACCCCCGGCTGGCCGAGGTCGCCGCGGAGTTCGGCGTCGGCATCGTCTGCTCGCACACCGGGGGACTCGCGCCGCGCACCGACCCGCACCGCGTGCGCTACCGGGACGTGGTCGCCGAGGTCGCCGAGGAGGTGGTCGGGCAGGCCGAGCGGATGGCCGCGCTGGGCGTGCCCAAGGAGGGCATCCTGATCGACCCGACCCACGACTTCGGCAAGAACACCTGGCACGGACTGGAGCTGCTGCGGCGGCTGGACGAACTGGTCGCGACCGGCTGGCCGGTGCTGATGGCCTTGTCCAACAAGGACTTCGTCGGCGAGACGCTGGGTGTGGGCCTGCACGAGCGGGTCGACGGCACGCTCGCCGCGACCGCGGTGGCGGCGTGGTCGGGGGCGAGGGTGTTCCGGGCGCACGAGGTCGGCCGCACCCGCCAGGTGGTGGACATGGTGGCCAGCATCGCCGGGACCAGGCCGCCCGCCCGGGTCCTGCGCGCGCTGGCGTGA